A section of the Thauera chlorobenzoica genome encodes:
- a CDS encoding acyl-CoA thioesterase: MARIRIELPAAFAFRTDVPLLISHINYGNHLDNAQLLGVVSEARVRFLKSMGYTELDVDGCGIIVADAAVQYRAEAFHGETMTVDMTAADFHEHGCDLAWRMSDQASGREVARGKTGIMFFDYGARQKAPVPERFRQRFTAS, translated from the coding sequence ATGGCCCGCATCCGAATCGAACTCCCCGCCGCCTTCGCCTTCCGGACCGACGTCCCGCTACTGATCTCGCACATCAATTACGGCAACCATCTCGACAACGCCCAACTGCTCGGCGTGGTCTCCGAGGCGCGGGTGCGTTTCCTGAAATCGATGGGCTACACCGAACTCGACGTCGACGGCTGCGGCATCATCGTCGCCGACGCCGCCGTCCAGTACCGCGCCGAAGCCTTCCACGGCGAAACCATGACCGTCGACATGACCGCCGCCGACTTCCACGAACACGGCTGCGACCTTGCATGGCGGATGTCGGACCAGGCGAGCGGGCGCGAAGTGGCGCGCGGCAAGACCGGGATCATGTTCTTCGACTACGGCGCGCGGCAAAAGGCACCCGTTCCGGAGCGCTTCCGGCAGCGCTTCACCGCCTCCTGA
- the gdhA gene encoding NADP-specific glutamate dehydrogenase, whose translation MKYQSLEEFLAYVEQRNPGQPEYLQAVSEVMESLWPFISANQRYAEHSLLDRLIEPERVIMFRVSWVDDRGEVQVNRGYRIQHSSAIGPYKGGLRFHPSVNLSILKFLAFEQTFKNALTTLPMGGGKGGSDFDPKGRSPGEVMRFCQAFISELYRHIGSDTDVPAGDIGVGGREVGFMTGMMKKLSNDAACVFTGKGLAFGGSLIRPESTGYGTVYFAQAMLEHAGRDFAGMRVSVSGSGNVAQYAIEKLLQLGAKPITCSDSSGTVIDEEGFTHEKLAVLMEIKNHYYGRVAEYAERVGARFEPGVRPWHVPVEVALPCATQNELDANDAATLVKNGVIAVAEGANMPSTAEAVKVFEHNGVLYAPGKASNAGGVATSGLEMSQNAMRMSWTRDEVDGRLQEIMLGIHAACLKYGQREDGTVSYADGANVAGFVKVADAMLAQGVI comes from the coding sequence ATGAAATATCAGTCTCTCGAGGAGTTCCTGGCTTACGTTGAACAGCGCAACCCCGGCCAGCCCGAATACCTGCAGGCGGTCAGTGAAGTCATGGAGAGCCTGTGGCCCTTCATTTCCGCGAATCAACGTTATGCCGAGCATTCCCTCCTCGACCGGCTGATCGAGCCCGAGCGCGTGATCATGTTCCGCGTCTCCTGGGTGGACGACCGCGGCGAGGTGCAGGTCAATCGCGGCTACCGCATCCAGCACAGCTCGGCGATCGGCCCCTACAAGGGCGGCCTGCGCTTCCACCCCTCGGTGAACCTGTCGATCCTGAAGTTCCTCGCCTTCGAGCAGACCTTCAAGAACGCGCTCACCACGCTGCCGATGGGCGGCGGCAAGGGCGGTTCCGACTTCGATCCCAAAGGCCGCAGCCCCGGTGAAGTGATGCGCTTCTGCCAGGCTTTCATCAGCGAGCTGTACCGCCACATCGGCTCCGACACCGACGTGCCGGCGGGCGACATCGGCGTCGGCGGGCGTGAAGTCGGCTTCATGACGGGGATGATGAAGAAGCTGTCGAACGACGCCGCGTGCGTGTTCACCGGCAAGGGCCTCGCGTTCGGCGGCTCGCTGATCCGTCCGGAATCGACCGGCTATGGCACGGTGTATTTCGCTCAGGCCATGCTCGAGCATGCCGGGCGCGACTTCGCCGGGATGCGCGTGTCGGTGTCGGGTTCGGGCAACGTCGCCCAGTACGCCATCGAGAAGCTGCTCCAGCTCGGCGCGAAGCCGATCACCTGCTCGGATTCGAGCGGCACGGTGATCGACGAGGAAGGCTTCACCCACGAGAAGCTGGCCGTCCTCATGGAAATCAAGAACCACTACTACGGCCGTGTCGCCGAGTACGCCGAGCGTGTCGGCGCCCGCTTCGAGCCGGGCGTGCGGCCGTGGCACGTGCCGGTCGAAGTTGCGCTGCCGTGCGCGACCCAGAACGAGCTCGACGCCAATGACGCTGCGACCCTGGTCAAGAACGGCGTGATCGCCGTGGCCGAAGGTGCCAACATGCCCAGCACCGCCGAAGCGGTGAAGGTGTTCGAGCACAACGGCGTGCTCTACGCCCCGGGCAAGGCGAGCAACGCCGGTGGCGTCGCCACCTCCGGCCTGGAGATGAGCCAGAACGCGATGCGCATGTCGTGGACGCGCGACGAGGTCGACGGCCGCCTGCAGGAGATCATGCTCGGCATCCACGCCGCCTGCCTGAAGTACGGCCAGCGCGAGGACGGCACGGTGAGCTACGCCGACGGCGCCAACGTCGCCGGCTTCGTCAAGGTCGCCGACGCGATGCTCGCCCAGGGTGTGATCTGA